A DNA window from Buttiauxella agrestis contains the following coding sequences:
- the fepC gene encoding iron-enterobactin ABC transporter ATP-binding protein, with amino-acid sequence MSQISAPPRLHGEQLTLGYGNHVVADGLTVAIPDGKFTAIIGPNGCGKSTLLRTLSRLMKPMHGQVWLDGNEIHRFATKEVARRVGLLAQNSSAPGDISVAELVARGRYPHQPMFSRWREEDKLAVERALKATNIEDLADQPVDTLSGGQRQRAWIAMVLAQETSILLLDEPTTWLDISHQIDLLELLRDLNQKQGFTLAAVLHDLNQACRYATHLIALRDGKIIAEGAPTEIVTPELIEAIYGLRCMIIEDPVAHTPLVVPLGRG; translated from the coding sequence ATGAGCCAGATTTCCGCTCCACCGCGCCTGCATGGCGAACAGCTCACATTGGGATATGGCAATCATGTGGTCGCCGACGGCCTGACCGTTGCCATTCCTGACGGGAAATTCACCGCCATTATCGGCCCCAACGGCTGCGGGAAATCCACGCTGCTGCGCACCCTTAGCCGCCTGATGAAACCGATGCACGGCCAGGTGTGGCTCGATGGCAATGAAATCCACCGTTTTGCGACCAAAGAAGTGGCGCGTCGCGTGGGTTTGCTGGCGCAAAACTCCAGCGCACCGGGCGATATCAGCGTCGCGGAACTGGTGGCGCGTGGGCGATATCCACATCAGCCGATGTTTTCCCGCTGGCGAGAAGAAGACAAACTGGCGGTGGAACGGGCGTTAAAAGCGACGAATATTGAGGATTTGGCTGACCAACCCGTTGATACGCTTTCCGGCGGACAGCGCCAGCGTGCCTGGATTGCGATGGTGCTGGCGCAGGAAACGTCCATTTTGCTGCTGGATGAACCCACCACCTGGCTTGATATCAGCCATCAAATTGATTTGCTGGAACTGCTGCGCGACCTGAACCAAAAGCAAGGTTTTACCCTTGCCGCAGTGCTGCATGATTTGAACCAGGCCTGCCGATACGCGACTCACTTAATCGCGCTGCGAGATGGCAAAATTATCGCTGAGGGCGCACCGACAGAGATTGTCACGCCCGAGCTTATCGAAGCGATTTACGGCCTGCGCTGCATGATTATCGAAGATCCGGTAGCGCATACACCGCTGGTCGTGCCGCTCGGGCGTGGGTGA
- a CDS encoding MbtH family protein, translated as MEFSNPFDSPQSRFFILENAASQFSLWPEHCALPDGWQVVCEPASNEECNQWLLANWTQLQPANFAKAEVKGE; from the coding sequence ATGGAATTCAGTAATCCCTTCGACTCGCCGCAGAGTCGTTTTTTCATCCTTGAAAATGCCGCGAGCCAGTTCAGCTTATGGCCTGAACACTGTGCCTTGCCCGATGGCTGGCAGGTAGTTTGTGAACCGGCATCGAACGAAGAGTGCAATCAGTGGCTGCTCGCTAACTGGACCCAATTACAACCGGCAAACTTTGCGAAAGCAGAGGTGAAAGGTGAGTGA
- a CDS encoding enterobactin synthase subunit F, translated as MAPILAPTETLPLVAAQPGIWMADQLSPQANAWSVAHYIELNCGGELNGELNEALLCKAIVAGLKEADTLSLRFSEVDGEARQWVDPDATFTAPLCRDLRGVAEPETAALALMREDLEQDLRISSGKPLYHHQLLRIDETRWFWYQRFHHLVVDGFSFTAITRRIANIYSAYCQNQNPEPSPFTPFSDVVAEYEHYRKSDARLRDAAFWADKTRQLPPPATLSAKPLTDLGSTTQLIRQSLNFESADFHLLMDNARQKNLTAADMALGLVALWLGRLSGRADYSAGFIFMRRMGSAALCATGPVLNVLPFGVRIEPDFTLPEFAANLAKELKSLRRYQRYDAEQILRDSGKVTSGEPLYGPVLNLKMFDYRLDFNGIEGITHQLASGPVRDLEIALYISEQGEFSLELLANAQRYDAATLQQHIARLPLLLRQFAASPALRCVDAQLLHPCEIERLESVNATQTAVPVTTLSQLIADQAARTPHAPALADENTQFDYRQMREQVRALAAELISRGVKPGDVVAVALPRSVFLSLALQAIVEVGAAWLPLDTGYPDDRLQMMLEDAAPRLLLTSDSQLPRFSAVNGLKTFCYQSIMDTANVPEIPHLSRPEHTAYVIFTSGSTGRPKGVMVGQQAIVNRLLWMQNHYPLNGEDVVLQKTPCSFDVSVWEFFWPYIVGAQLVMAPPEAHRDPEALQQLFARYGVTTTHFVPSMLAAFVAALTNDDARAKCATLRRVFCSGEALPTELCRQWEQLTHAPLHNLYGPTEAAVDVSWYPAFGEELARVSGSSVPIGWPVWNTGLRILDSAMRPVPPGIAGDLYLTGIQLAQGYLSRPDLTASRFVADPFDAGERMYRTGDVARWLDDGAVEYLGRSDDQLKIRGQRIELGDIDRAMLTLPGVAQAVTHACVLNKDAVSGGDARQLVGYLVSASSEVLALDTLRERLAAVLPAHMVPVALIQLDDFPLSANGKLDRKALPLPELAQRGGGRAPESSLEIAIADAFSQLLGCEIHSVNDDFFALGGHSLLAMRLAAQLREKLARPVTVGQVMVASTVGQLAEILGQQLSEEEASRAGFDTVLPLRKGSGPTLYCFHPASGFAWQFSVLQRYLDPRWSITGIQSPRPNGPMQQAENLAQVCETHLQTLRELQPHGPYYLMGYSLGGTLAQGIAARLEAAGEEVAFLGLLDTWPPETQNWTEKAANELDPAVLDEINREREAFVAAQRGQTSDALFQAIEGNYADAVRLLTTANSVPFGGKATLFVAQRTLPEGMDPQKTWAPWIGELEVFRLDCAHVDIISPKSFEEIGPVLQRVLA; from the coding sequence ATGGCGCCGATACTCGCACCCACCGAAACTCTGCCGCTGGTGGCGGCGCAACCCGGCATCTGGATGGCCGATCAGCTTTCGCCCCAGGCCAACGCGTGGAGCGTTGCGCACTATATTGAATTAAACTGCGGGGGCGAACTTAACGGCGAGCTTAATGAAGCACTGCTGTGCAAGGCGATAGTAGCGGGCCTGAAAGAGGCGGATACGCTGAGTCTGCGTTTTAGTGAAGTGGACGGCGAGGCGCGCCAGTGGGTCGATCCTGATGCAACATTTACAGCCCCGCTTTGCCGTGATTTACGCGGCGTCGCTGAACCTGAAACGGCTGCCCTGGCACTGATGCGTGAGGATCTTGAGCAGGATTTGCGTATCAGCAGCGGTAAACCGCTTTATCATCATCAACTCCTGCGCATCGACGAAACGCGCTGGTTCTGGTATCAACGTTTTCACCATTTGGTGGTTGATGGCTTCAGTTTCACCGCAATTACCCGCCGTATTGCCAATATTTACAGTGCGTATTGTCAAAATCAAAATCCTGAACCCAGCCCATTTACCCCGTTTAGTGATGTCGTTGCGGAATACGAGCATTACCGCAAATCCGACGCCAGGCTGCGCGACGCGGCGTTTTGGGCTGATAAAACTCGCCAGTTACCGCCGCCTGCCACGCTTTCAGCAAAACCACTCACAGATTTGGGTTCCACCACCCAATTGATTCGCCAGTCGCTGAATTTTGAGAGCGCAGATTTCCACCTGCTGATGGATAACGCCCGCCAGAAAAACCTGACGGCTGCCGATATGGCATTAGGGCTGGTGGCGCTGTGGCTCGGGCGTTTAAGCGGACGGGCTGATTACTCCGCGGGCTTTATCTTTATGCGCCGCATGGGTTCCGCTGCTTTGTGTGCCACCGGGCCAGTGCTAAATGTGTTGCCGTTTGGTGTACGCATCGAACCCGATTTTACCCTGCCGGAATTCGCCGCAAACCTTGCGAAAGAACTCAAAAGCCTGCGCCGTTACCAGCGCTACGATGCTGAACAAATCCTGCGTGATTCAGGGAAAGTCACCAGCGGTGAGCCGTTGTATGGCCCGGTGCTGAACCTGAAAATGTTCGATTACCGCCTTGATTTCAACGGCATCGAAGGCATTACGCATCAATTGGCTTCCGGCCCGGTGCGCGATTTAGAAATTGCGCTGTATATCAGCGAACAGGGCGAGTTCTCCCTCGAACTGCTGGCAAATGCGCAGCGCTACGATGCTGCCACGTTGCAACAGCACATCGCCCGCTTGCCGCTTCTTTTGCGCCAGTTTGCGGCCAGTCCCGCATTACGTTGTGTGGATGCGCAACTGCTGCACCCTTGCGAAATCGAACGGCTGGAAAGCGTTAACGCCACGCAAACGGCGGTTCCGGTCACGACGTTAAGCCAGTTAATTGCTGACCAGGCCGCAAGAACTCCCCATGCGCCCGCGCTGGCTGACGAAAACACTCAGTTCGACTATCGCCAAATGCGCGAACAGGTGCGGGCGCTGGCCGCAGAACTCATTTCACGCGGCGTGAAACCGGGGGATGTAGTGGCTGTCGCGCTACCGCGCTCGGTGTTTTTATCGCTCGCGTTGCAGGCGATTGTTGAAGTCGGGGCGGCCTGGCTGCCGCTTGATACCGGTTATCCCGACGATCGTTTGCAGATGATGCTTGAAGATGCCGCTCCGCGTTTACTGCTGACTTCTGACTCTCAATTACCGCGATTTAGTGCCGTAAATGGCCTGAAAACCTTCTGCTATCAAAGCATTATGGATACGGCTAATGTGCCGGAAATCCCTCATCTCTCACGCCCGGAACACACCGCGTATGTGATTTTCACCTCCGGTTCGACCGGGCGGCCAAAAGGGGTCATGGTCGGGCAGCAGGCTATCGTTAACCGTCTTCTGTGGATGCAAAATCACTATCCGCTGAATGGCGAGGACGTGGTTTTACAGAAAACGCCGTGCAGTTTTGACGTGTCCGTATGGGAGTTTTTCTGGCCGTATATCGTTGGGGCGCAACTGGTGATGGCTCCGCCAGAAGCGCATCGTGACCCGGAAGCGTTGCAGCAGCTTTTTGCCCGCTACGGCGTGACCACCACGCACTTTGTTCCGTCAATGTTAGCGGCGTTTGTCGCGGCATTAACCAATGATGACGCGAGAGCAAAATGCGCCACTCTGCGCCGGGTGTTCTGTAGCGGGGAAGCGCTACCGACTGAACTTTGTCGCCAGTGGGAACAACTCACTCACGCACCATTGCATAATCTCTACGGCCCAACCGAAGCCGCCGTTGATGTCAGCTGGTATCCGGCGTTTGGCGAAGAGCTGGCGCGGGTTTCAGGCAGCAGTGTGCCGATTGGCTGGCCGGTATGGAATACCGGTTTACGCATTCTGGACTCGGCGATGCGCCCCGTTCCGCCGGGGATCGCAGGCGATCTGTATCTCACCGGAATTCAGTTGGCGCAGGGTTATTTATCGCGCCCGGATCTCACCGCCAGCCGCTTTGTGGCCGATCCTTTTGATGCAGGTGAACGCATGTACCGCACCGGCGATGTCGCGCGTTGGCTGGATGACGGTGCCGTGGAATATCTCGGGCGCAGTGACGATCAGCTCAAAATTCGCGGCCAGCGGATCGAACTGGGGGATATCGACCGGGCGATGCTGACGCTACCGGGCGTCGCTCAGGCCGTGACGCACGCCTGCGTGTTGAATAAAGATGCCGTCAGCGGCGGTGATGCCCGTCAACTGGTGGGGTATCTGGTGTCAGCCTCCAGCGAGGTTTTGGCTCTCGATACCCTGCGCGAACGCCTGGCTGCCGTGCTGCCTGCACACATGGTTCCGGTCGCGTTAATTCAGCTGGATGATTTCCCCCTCAGCGCGAATGGCAAGCTGGACAGAAAAGCGCTGCCTTTGCCGGAACTGGCGCAGCGCGGGGGCGGGCGTGCTCCCGAATCGAGCCTGGAAATCGCCATCGCCGACGCATTTTCACAGCTTTTAGGCTGCGAAATTCACTCGGTTAATGATGACTTCTTTGCGCTCGGCGGGCATTCGCTGCTGGCGATGCGCCTGGCGGCACAGTTACGCGAAAAACTCGCAAGGCCAGTCACGGTCGGGCAGGTGATGGTGGCGTCAACCGTCGGCCAACTTGCGGAAATTCTGGGGCAGCAACTGAGCGAAGAAGAAGCCAGCCGCGCGGGTTTTGATACGGTGCTGCCGCTGCGTAAAGGCAGTGGGCCGACGCTCTATTGCTTCCATCCGGCGTCGGGCTTTGCCTGGCAATTCAGCGTATTGCAGCGTTATCTCGACCCGCGCTGGTCGATTACGGGTATTCAATCTCCGCGCCCGAATGGCCCGATGCAGCAAGCCGAAAACCTGGCGCAGGTTTGCGAAACGCACTTGCAAACCCTGCGCGAGCTTCAGCCCCACGGCCCGTATTATCTGATGGGCTATTCGCTCGGCGGCACGCTGGCGCAAGGCATTGCGGCACGTCTCGAAGCGGCAGGGGAAGAAGTTGCGTTCCTCGGCCTGCTGGATACCTGGCCACCAGAAACGCAAAACTGGACGGAGAAGGCGGCAAACGAACTCGATCCGGCGGTGCTGGATGAAATCAACCGCGAACGTGAGGCTTTTGTCGCCGCACAACGTGGTCAAACGTCAGATGCTTTATTCCAGGCTATCGAAGGGAATTACGCCGATGCGGTGCGCCTGCTGACGACCGCAAACAGTGTGCCGTTTGGCGGGAAAGCGACGTTGTTTGTGGCCCAGAGAACGTTACCCGAAGGAATGGACCCGCAAAAAACCTGGGCGCCGTGGATTGGCGAGCTTGAAGTCTTCCGCCTCGACTGCGCCCACGTCGATATTATTTCCCCAAAATCTTTTGAGGAAATAGGGCCGGTATTGCAGCGAGTGTTGGCGTAA
- the entD gene encoding enterobactin synthase subunit EntD — protein sequence MKTQLTNFSFPHTGQRIVRVDFDATTFQPDDLLCLPHHPRLSNAVVKRKAEHLAGRIAASEALRFHGVNDYVPGIGLHREPCWPPGFTGSITHSGNVAFATVVADSADMREGIGIDYEEIIAPHIAEEIDGGIIDCAEKELLRQSPYPFHYALTMAFCAKESLFKAMFRHVGRYFDFSYASISKIDDTRLILTLNHSLGPYKKGNTFIAIWNNDAGKLITLIQLGRQ from the coding sequence ATGAAAACCCAGCTCACAAATTTCAGCTTCCCCCATACTGGGCAACGAATCGTCCGCGTGGATTTTGACGCCACAACCTTTCAGCCCGACGATCTGTTATGTCTGCCGCATCACCCTCGCTTATCCAACGCCGTTGTTAAGCGCAAAGCCGAGCATCTCGCAGGAAGGATCGCGGCATCTGAAGCGCTACGTTTTCATGGCGTAAATGACTATGTGCCGGGAATTGGATTGCACCGTGAACCCTGCTGGCCACCTGGATTCACCGGCAGCATTACGCACAGCGGCAATGTGGCATTCGCGACGGTGGTGGCTGATTCTGCGGATATGCGCGAGGGAATCGGTATCGACTATGAAGAAATTATTGCCCCGCACATCGCCGAAGAAATTGATGGTGGAATTATCGATTGCGCAGAAAAAGAACTGCTGCGCCAATCCCCTTACCCTTTCCATTACGCGTTAACCATGGCCTTTTGCGCAAAAGAAAGTTTATTCAAAGCCATGTTCCGCCATGTGGGTCGTTACTTTGATTTTTCTTATGCATCAATAAGTAAAATAGATGACACGCGATTAATCCTGACCCTCAATCATTCACTTGGCCCATACAAAAAAGGCAATACATTCATAGCGATATGGAATAATGACGCAGGTAAATTAATAACGCTAATACAGCTTGGGCGGCAATAA
- a CDS encoding HigA family addiction module antitoxin: protein MVQAQRKPTSVGDVLLYEYLEPTGLRINDLADMLQVHRNTVSKLLNNNSKLTTDMAFRLAKVFETSVEFWLNLQTNVDIWEIQNDPRTQEEISRIVTLSEMLKRKTRAA from the coding sequence ATGGTCCAGGCACAACGTAAACCAACCTCTGTCGGCGACGTGCTTCTTTATGAATATCTCGAACCAACAGGCCTGCGAATTAACGATCTGGCTGATATGCTTCAGGTCCATCGCAACACGGTCAGTAAACTTTTAAATAACAACAGTAAACTCACCACTGACATGGCTTTCAGACTCGCAAAGGTATTTGAAACCTCAGTGGAGTTTTGGCTCAATCTGCAAACGAATGTGGATATCTGGGAGATCCAGAATGATCCCCGTACTCAGGAAGAAATCAGCCGCATCGTGACGCTCAGCGAAATGCTCAAACGTAAAACTCGTGCAGCATGA
- a CDS encoding type II toxin-antitoxin system RelE/ParE family toxin, translating to MEKMRTIVSFRDSWLEDFFLFTRQHRKIPPDLVSVLARKLDLINAAATRQDLRSPPANRYEDLRPPLNGYSSIRVNNKYRLIFIWQESKAHDIYLDDHSYRWHS from the coding sequence ATGGAAAAGATGCGCACCATAGTTAGTTTCAGGGACTCGTGGCTTGAGGATTTCTTTCTTTTCACCAGGCAACACAGAAAGATTCCTCCTGATCTCGTCAGCGTTCTGGCGCGAAAACTAGATTTGATTAATGCCGCCGCGACCAGGCAGGATTTACGATCGCCTCCTGCCAACCGTTATGAAGATCTCAGGCCACCGCTCAATGGCTACTCTTCCATACGAGTCAACAACAAGTACAGACTGATCTTCATCTGGCAAGAGAGTAAAGCGCACGATATTTACCTCGATGATCACAGTTACAGATGGCACAGTTGA
- the fes gene encoding enterochelin esterase, whose product MTNLLTGSECWWQEKQAQGIPAVTCKSDNQCEVRFLWRDPQGCEKTSPIKRVWIYITGVTDHHQKSRPQTLERVPGTDVWQWQTRLGSTWRGSYCFIPSVCEEDFPAQAFEGIEPARMALREGWRKLLPRAIADPLNPESWLGGRGHPMSALHLPDAPQQPGWDNPNTPHCAVQCITWDSPGLKNQRKVWIFATGDAKPEERPLAILLDGQFWAESMPVWPALQAQTDAGALPPAVYVLIDVIDNDTRSNELPCNAQFWQALQEELLPHLCTLTRWNEKPETTVVAGQSFGGLSSLYAALHWPEQFGCVLSQSGSYWWPNRGSNPQGGQLIQRLEDGLVCDKPLRIYLEAGVREPLIHQVNQRIYPLLQQTQRAVFYRQVDGGHDALCWRGGLINGLAWLWKASL is encoded by the coding sequence GTGACAAATTTGCTGACAGGAAGTGAGTGCTGGTGGCAGGAAAAACAGGCGCAAGGGATCCCCGCCGTTACCTGTAAAAGTGACAATCAGTGTGAGGTGCGTTTTTTGTGGCGTGATCCGCAAGGCTGCGAGAAAACCTCACCGATAAAGCGAGTCTGGATTTACATCACCGGCGTGACCGACCATCACCAAAAATCTCGCCCGCAAACTCTGGAACGCGTGCCTGGGACGGATGTCTGGCAGTGGCAAACTCGCCTCGGCAGCACATGGCGCGGCAGTTATTGTTTTATCCCGTCGGTCTGCGAAGAGGATTTCCCCGCGCAAGCGTTCGAGGGTATCGAACCGGCGCGTATGGCGCTACGTGAAGGCTGGCGCAAACTGCTGCCGCGAGCCATTGCCGATCCGCTGAACCCGGAAAGTTGGCTGGGCGGGCGCGGGCATCCGATGTCCGCACTCCATCTTCCTGACGCACCACAGCAGCCTGGCTGGGATAACCCCAACACGCCGCATTGCGCAGTGCAATGCATCACCTGGGATAGCCCGGGTCTGAAAAATCAGCGCAAAGTGTGGATTTTTGCGACCGGTGACGCAAAACCCGAAGAGCGCCCGCTGGCGATTTTGCTCGACGGCCAATTCTGGGCCGAAAGCATGCCGGTGTGGCCTGCGCTTCAGGCACAAACTGACGCCGGAGCGCTACCGCCTGCGGTTTACGTGCTGATTGACGTGATTGATAACGACACCCGTAGCAACGAACTGCCGTGTAATGCGCAGTTCTGGCAGGCGTTGCAGGAAGAGTTATTACCGCACCTGTGCACCCTCACTCGCTGGAATGAAAAACCCGAAACCACCGTGGTGGCCGGGCAAAGTTTTGGCGGACTTTCTTCGCTTTATGCCGCACTTCACTGGCCGGAACAATTTGGCTGCGTGTTGAGCCAGTCCGGTTCTTACTGGTGGCCTAATCGCGGAAGCAATCCGCAGGGCGGGCAATTAATCCAGCGACTTGAAGATGGGCTGGTGTGCGACAAACCGCTGCGAATCTATCTTGAGGCAGGGGTCAGAGAACCTCTTATCCATCAGGTTAATCAACGAATTTATCCCTTACTACAACAAACACAGCGAGCAGTTTTCTACCGTCAGGTTGACGGTGGGCACGATGCGCTTTGCTGGCGGGGCGGGCTGATTAACGGCTTAGCCTGGCTCTGGAAAGCGTCTCTTTGA
- a CDS encoding TonB-dependent siderophore receptor encodes MNNKINYSLAMLINLGIYGVAQPAFAADQAAPATAQAAAPSNDDSLTHEDTLVVTAAEQNLQAPGVSTITAEELKKRPPARDISEIVRTMPGVNLTGNSTSGQRGNGRQIDIRGMGPENTLILIDGKPVTSRNSVRLGWRGERDTRGDASWVPPEMVERIEVIRGPAAARYGNGAAGGVVNIITKKGTNEWHGSWNTYLNAPEHKDEGSTKRTNFSLNGPLGGDFSFRLYGNLDKTQADAWDINQGHQSERTGIYADTLPAGREGVINKDINGVVRWDFAPMQSLELEAGYSRQGNLYSGDTQNTNTNKIVKDNYGEETNRLYRQSYSLTWNGGWDNGLTTSNWVQYEHTRNSRMQEGLAGGTEGIFSSDQFSDIDLSDVLLHSDVNIPIDFIVNQNLTLGTEWNQQKMKDLSSNNQTFMGGPVPGSSSTGRSPYSQAEIFSLFAEDNMELTDSTMLTPGVRFDHHSIVGSNWSPSLNLSQGLGDYFTLKMGIAQAYKAPSLYQTNPNYILYSKGQGCYASSTGVGCYMMGNEDLKAETSVNKEIGLEFKKDGWLAGVTWFRNDYKDKIEAGYAPIGQTSSGKTKTDIYQWENIPKALVEGLEGTLNVPVSTTVSWTNNVTYMLESKNKETGERLSVIPEYTLNSTLSWQIRQDVSVQSTFTWYGKQQPKKYNYKGQPATGPETNEVSPYSIVGMSGTWDATKNVSLTAGIDNLFDERHWRAGNAQTTGGDNGYMYGAGAATYNESGRTYYVSLNTHF; translated from the coding sequence ATGAATAATAAAATTAACTATTCCCTCGCGATGCTGATTAATCTGGGGATATACGGGGTCGCCCAACCTGCCTTTGCGGCAGATCAAGCAGCACCGGCAACGGCGCAAGCCGCGGCACCCAGCAACGACGACTCGCTCACTCATGAAGACACTTTGGTTGTTACCGCTGCCGAGCAAAATTTGCAGGCGCCAGGCGTTTCGACCATCACAGCAGAAGAACTCAAAAAGCGCCCACCGGCGCGTGATATTTCCGAAATCGTTCGTACCATGCCGGGCGTTAACCTGACCGGTAACTCCACCAGCGGCCAGCGCGGCAACGGTCGCCAGATTGATATTCGCGGTATGGGCCCGGAAAACACGCTGATTCTTATCGATGGTAAACCCGTGACCAGCCGTAACTCTGTGCGTCTGGGCTGGCGTGGCGAGCGTGATACTCGCGGCGATGCAAGCTGGGTTCCGCCAGAAATGGTTGAGCGTATTGAAGTTATTCGTGGCCCAGCCGCCGCACGTTACGGCAACGGCGCGGCTGGCGGCGTGGTGAATATCATCACCAAAAAAGGCACCAACGAATGGCACGGTTCCTGGAACACCTATCTGAATGCGCCAGAGCACAAAGACGAAGGTTCTACCAAGCGCACCAACTTTAGCCTGAATGGCCCGCTGGGCGGGGATTTCAGCTTCCGTCTGTACGGCAACCTCGATAAAACCCAGGCCGATGCATGGGACATCAACCAGGGCCATCAGTCTGAACGTACTGGTATTTACGCCGATACGCTGCCCGCCGGGCGCGAAGGCGTGATTAACAAAGACATCAACGGCGTGGTGCGTTGGGACTTTGCGCCAATGCAATCTTTGGAACTGGAAGCGGGCTACAGCCGCCAGGGCAACCTGTATTCCGGCGATACCCAAAACACCAACACCAACAAAATCGTTAAAGATAACTATGGCGAAGAGACAAACCGTCTGTACCGCCAGAGCTACTCTCTGACCTGGAATGGCGGTTGGGATAACGGCCTGACCACCAGCAACTGGGTGCAGTACGAGCACACGCGCAACTCGCGTATGCAAGAAGGCCTGGCCGGTGGCACCGAAGGGATTTTCTCCAGCGATCAATTCAGCGATATCGATCTGAGCGACGTGCTGCTGCACAGCGATGTGAATATCCCGATTGATTTTATCGTGAATCAGAACCTGACGTTGGGCACCGAATGGAACCAGCAGAAGATGAAAGATTTGTCTTCAAACAACCAGACCTTTATGGGCGGACCGGTTCCAGGTTCATCCAGCACCGGTCGTAGCCCGTATTCCCAGGCTGAAATCTTCTCCCTGTTTGCCGAAGACAATATGGAGCTGACGGACAGCACCATGCTGACGCCGGGCGTGCGTTTTGATCACCACAGCATTGTGGGCAGCAACTGGAGTCCGTCACTCAACCTGTCGCAAGGTTTAGGTGATTATTTCACGCTGAAAATGGGTATCGCCCAGGCGTATAAAGCGCCAAGCCTGTATCAAACTAACCCGAACTACATTCTGTACAGCAAGGGTCAGGGTTGCTACGCAAGCAGCACTGGCGTGGGCTGCTACATGATGGGTAACGAAGACCTTAAGGCTGAAACCAGCGTTAACAAAGAGATTGGCCTTGAGTTCAAAAAAGACGGCTGGCTCGCAGGTGTGACCTGGTTCCGTAACGATTACAAAGACAAAATCGAAGCGGGCTATGCCCCTATCGGCCAGACCTCTTCCGGCAAAACCAAGACCGATATTTACCAGTGGGAAAACATCCCTAAAGCACTGGTAGAAGGGCTTGAAGGAACGTTAAACGTACCGGTTTCCACCACGGTAAGCTGGACGAACAACGTCACCTATATGCTGGAAAGTAAGAACAAAGAAACCGGCGAGCGCCTTTCTGTTATCCCGGAATACACGCTCAACTCAACGCTGAGCTGGCAGATTCGCCAGGACGTTTCTGTGCAATCCACCTTTACGTGGTACGGCAAACAGCAGCCGAAGAAATACAACTACAAAGGTCAGCCAGCAACAGGTCCAGAAACCAACGAAGTTAGCCCATACAGCATCGTTGGCATGAGCGGAACCTGGGATGCAACGAAGAATGTCAGCCTGACGGCGGGTATCGACAACCTGTTCGACGAGCGCCACTGGCGTGCGGGCAATGCCCAGACGACGGGTGGTGACAATGGTTATATGTACGGCGCGGGTGCCGCAACTTATAACGAGTCAGGCCGTACTTACTACGTCAGTTTGAACACGCACTTCTAA